A section of the Telopea speciosissima isolate NSW1024214 ecotype Mountain lineage chromosome 3, Tspe_v1, whole genome shotgun sequence genome encodes:
- the LOC122654166 gene encoding tocopherol cyclase, chloroplastic, whose translation MEHSVLPLCNTPHHVLRVSPIRVGFRRISSDSPPLNSAGRVRASQVWNDSSGTLSSTSKLRNRSGYCVSAVVSMSDGASYGSSREEKRQSETGLSVTPVYQPTPPNRDLRTPHSGYHFDGSTRVFFEGWYFKVSIPERRQSFCFMYSVENPVFRKRLSTVEETLYGPRFTGVGAQILGADDKYICQYTDESQYFWGSRHELILGNTFTAGKDLPPPNREVAPEEFHGRVIEGFQVSPLWNQGFIRDDGRSDYVQTVKTARWEYSTRPVYGWGNVGSKQKATAGWLAAFPVFEPHWQVCMAGGLSTGWIEWDGERFEFENAPSYSEKNWGGAFPRKWFWAQCNVFQGATGEVALTAAGGLRALPGLTENFENAALIGVHYGGTFYEFVPWNGVVNWEIAQWGYWHMFAENQTHKVELEATTKNPGTTLRAPSKEAGLTPYCKDTCDGELRLQLWERKYDGSKGKIILDVTSDMAALEVGGGPWFNTWKGQTSTPELLSQALRVPIDMESIFGGVPILKPPGL comes from the exons ATGGAACACAGTGTTCTCCCTCTCTGCAATACTCCCCACCATGTACTTCGTGTTTCTCCTATTCGTGTTGGGTTTCGGAGGATCTCATCGGATTCACCACCGCTCAACTCTGCTGGGAGAGTCCGAGCTTCTCAGGTTTGGAATGATTCGTCTGGAACTCTGTCCTCTACTTCGAAGCTAAGAAATCGATCTGGGTATTGCGTTTCTGCGGTGGTTTCGATGTCCGATGGAGCGAGTTACGGTTCTTCCAGGGAGGAAAAGCGTCAATCAGAGACTGGACTTTCTGTAACTCCTGTTTATCAGCCAACACCTCCAAACAGAGATCTTCGAACTCCTCACAGCGG GTACCACTTTGATGGGAGTACCCGGGTATTTTTTGAGGGTTGGTACTTTAAGGTCTCGATTCCAGAACGGCGGCAAAGCTTCTGCTTTATGTATTCTGTGGAGAATCCTGTATTCCGTAAGAGACTTAGTACAGTGGAAGAAACACTTTATGGACCTCGGTTTACCGGAGTTGGGGCTCAAATTCTTGGTGCAGATGATAAGTATATTTGCCAATACACCGACGAATCTCAGTACTTTTGGGGAA GTAGACATGAACTAATTCTGGGAAATACTTTTACTGCTGGTAAAGATTTACCTCCTCCAAATAGGGAAGTTGCTCCTGAG GAGTTCCATGGACGAGTGATAGAAGGTTTCCAAGTTAGTCCGCTTTGGAATCAAGGATTCATTCGTGACGATGGCAG ATCAGATTACGTGCAGACAGTAAAGACAGCACGTTGGGAGTATAGTACCCGTCCTGTTTATGGCTGGGGTAATGTTGGCTCCAAACAGAAGGCCACAGCAGGCTGGCTTGCAGCTTTCCCTGTATTTGAACCCCATTGGCAAGTATGCATGGCAGGTGGATTGTCAACAG GTTGGATAGAGTGGGATGGGGAgcgatttgaatttgaaaatgcACCGTCTTACTCCGAAAAGAACTGGGGTGGAGCCTTCCCAAGAAAATGGTTCTGG GCTCAGTGTAATGTTTTTCAAGGTGCAACTGGAGAAGTTGCTTTGACTGCAGCTGGTGGATTGAGGGCACTACCTGGATTGACCGAAAACTTTGAAAATGCTGCGTTG ATCGGAGTTCACTATGGTGGTACTTTTTATGAATTTGTGCCATGGAATGGTGTTGTTAATTGGGAAATTGCTCAATGGGGTTATTGGCACATGTTTGCAGAGAATCAAACCCATAAG GTGGAGTTAGAGGCAACTACAAAAAATCCTGGCACCACATTAAGGGCTCCATCAAAGGAAGCTGGGCTCACTCCATATTGTAAAGATACCTGTGACGGTGAACTGAGATTACAGTTGTGGGAAAGAAAATATGATGGCAGTAAGGGAAAG ATTATTCTGGATGTTACAAGTGATATGGCGGCACTGGAAGTTGGTGGAGGACCATGGTTCAACACATGGAAAGGCCAGACGTCTACTCCGGAGCTCCTCAGCCAAGCGCTCAGAGTTCCCATTGATATGGAGAGCATTTTTGGGGGCGTTCCAATTCTGAAGCCCCCTGGGCTCTAG